TAATTCCTATGCCGTAAAAAATGATCCCACTCTTTATTCAGAATATGTTGACGGCCTTATCAAAGAATTGTCTTTTAGGTGTTCTTTGTTTGATCAAACGGGGCAGTTTTTCTTTCCCAAAAAAACAAAGTTAAAAACTATTTTCTTTGGGGGAGGCACTCCTTCTTTAATGGGGGCGGCCCAAGTAGAACGCATTTTAAATGCGTTGTCCGGCTATTTTGAAATGTCTTTCCAGACGGAAATAAGTTTGGAAGCCAACCCTAAAACAATAGACAAAAAAAATCTGAACGAATTCAAAATGGCCGGTATTAATCGCTTGTCGTTGGGCATCCAAAGTTTGCATGACAAATATTTGGGGGCTTTTGGTCGCATTCACACAGCTGAGGAGGCCCGGCAGGCTTTGGGGTGGGCCGCAGAAACGTTTTCGAACTGGAATGCCGATCTCATGTTCGGGTTTCCGGGGCAGAGCATGGAGGAATGGAAGGCCGATTTAAATGAGTTGCTCGATTATCAATCGCCCCATCTTTCTTGTTATTCGTTCACGGTGGAAGAAGGGGCGCCCTATGCCAAGTTGGTTCATGAAAAAAAGGCGGCCATGCCCCATGAAGAGGATCAGGCCCGCATGTTTAAAACCACCCAGCTAAGAATTTTGAAAACGAACCTTGCCAAATACGAAATTTCCAATTTTGCCCATCCCGGCTTTGAATGCCGGCATAATCTTGCTTACTGGAACTACGAGCCTTATCTGGCTTTGGGAGCAGGGGCGTGCGGCTTTTTTCACCAATTACGGGGGGCAAATTTTGGTTATCGAACGACCAATTTCAAAAGCCCCCAAGTTTATTTGAAAGCCCTGGCAAGCGGGGATATTTGTTTTGATACGGAATTTATTTCCCAAAAAACGGCCATGGCCGAATTCATGATGATGGCTTTAAGGCTTTCTAACGGGGTGAATGCCGAAAATTTTGAAAAGTTTTTTGGAAAATCATTGTCCGAACAATATCCACAGATTCTTTCTCGCTTAAGAGAAAAACAATGGATGGAAAAAGACGGTTATCGCCTTACCAGCGAAGGCCTTATTTTTTCCAACCAGGCCATGGCGATGTTTTTTTAGAAAAGAGGAAAGTAAGGCCTTGCCTGAAATTGGATTGACCCCAGAGTTCAGAATATCTACACTTCTGCCATGGATTTTTTTAGGGTTTTACCCCGATGGGCGGCCGATCATCTAGAATTGGCGGCCCCTGTTCTATTAACCCCCCAAGCGCTTGGAAAATTTTCATTGGAAGAAATTGGTTTTCGCAAAAGAATCCAGAATTCGTATTCAGCCCTTTCCCTTCAATTACGTGTGGGTGTTCTTTTTGGTTTGCTAGGGTTTAATCTTTTTTTGTTAATCCGTTATTTTAAATGTTTGAAAAAATCTTCTTTTGAAGAAAAGAAACGGGTTTATCAATGGTGGTTTTATCAACCCACTTTTTTGTTGTATGCGCTTTTGCGTCCTTTGATGGTTCTTGTTTATACCTCGTTTTATTCCCATCCAAAATTGGCCAAAGAATTGGGGTTTGAAGAAGACCAGAACAAGAACCCCGATTTTTTCACAAATAATCAGCCTCCACGAAACAACGAACAGCCCTCCGAAATCCATGCTGACTTTTGTGTGCTTGGATCGGGGGCCGGGGGGGCCGTGGTGGCTCGTGAGTTGGCGCTTTTGGGGCATCAGGTGGTTATTTTGGAAGAAGGGCCTTTTGTTTCCATAGAACAGTTTCAAAACTTGCCAACCATTGAACGCAATCGGCTTCTTTATAGGGACGGCGGAATGTTTTCGACGATGGGGCTGCCACCCATTTTACTTCCTACAGGAAGATGTGTGGGAGGCACCACGGTGATTAATTCCGGGACATGTTTTCGTACTCCGGCTGATGTCTTGAGCCAATGGCAAGATGATTATGGTTTGAAAAATCTGACCCAGGAAAAATTAAATCCCTATTTTGAACGTGTTGAAGCCATGTTGCAGGTAAAACCGGTGGCCCCTGAAGTTTTTTCTGAAAACGACAAGATTTTGCAAAAGGGAGCTGCCCGGCTTGGCTATGAGGGTTTTCCTTTGCAGAGAAATGTGGGGGCTTGTGAAGGGAAGGGGGTCTGTATTTTTGGATGCCCCACAGGCGCCAAGCTCAGCATGGAACGCAGTTATCTGCCCAGCGCTTTAAGCAACGGCGCCAAGATCTACTCCTTGTGTAAGGTCAATCGTTTGGTTGTTGAAGGCAGCCGCGTTATTCGCATTGAGGCCCATTGGCTAAATCCTGCAACACGAAAGAAAGAATCCTCTGTCATCATTTATCCCAAAAACGTGATTGTCTCCTGTGGCACTTTAAACACACCCCTTCTTCTTAAAAAAAGTCGTATGGCTCGTTTTTCAAAAGCTTTAGGTCGAAATTTAACCATTCATCCCACGTGCAAAATGGTGGGAATGTTTGATGAAGTGGTCGATGGTTTCAGAGGGGTGCCCCAAGGTTCAGCCATTACGGCCCTGGAAAAAGAAGGGGTGATGTTTGAAAGCGTTTTTTTTCCACCGTGGCTGTTGGCGGCCAGTTTGTATCAGCCCCCCGAAGTTTTAAGGGAGATTCTTTTTTCCTACAGGCATTGTGCCATTTTTGGTTTTTTGGTTCATGACCAAGGGCACGGACGTGTTGTCAAAGGATGGGACGGCAATCCCCTTGTTTTTTATTCCTTGTCCAAAAAAGAGGTGGCACTTTTTCAAAAGGGGTTGGCCATTTTGGGGGCAATCTTTTTTAAGGCCGGGGCCAAAAAGATTTATTGTGCGACCAGATGTGTGCATGAACTTACCAGCCCCAAACAACTGGATGTTTTTTCCAAACGAAAATGGAAAGCCAGTGATTTTGAGTCGGCGGCCTTTCATCCCCTGGGCACTTGTCGCATGGGACAGGATGCACGTAATTCTGTCGTGGATGAAAATTTAAAGATTCATGATTTGGATAATGCCTATATTGCCGATGGTTCTGTTTTTCCCACTTCGTTGGGTGTGAATCCCCAGATTACCATTATGAGTTTTGCCACTCGTTTGGCCGATCATCTTCACTCCATTTCTTTTTCCGATTAGCTCATCCCCCTTTAAAAAAGGGGGGTAGGGGGATTTGAGCCCGTTCCAGCTCCCGTACCCGATTCAAATATCTCTTATGCGTTGGGAAAGAATTTACTGAGAAAAAAATACGGAAACGGGGATAAAATCGGGCCCAAATCCCCCTTGGTCCCCCTTTTTTAAAGGGGGATAATTTAAAGTTGACTCTCGCCCCAAAATTGTTGAAAGAAAGGTGGCATGAATAAGAGACTTCTTCTTGTTGTTTTGGTCGTAGGTTCCTTTTTGTACTGGGCCTACATGCAAAAAGAATGGCATCGGCATGATCCCCTTGAAGGGAAGGCCGCCCCAGACTTTACAGTAAGTACGGATAATGGGGAAAAGTTCAAACTGGCTGCGGCTCAAGGCAAAGTCGTGCTCCTTCATTTTTGGGCCACGTGGTGCCCCCCTTGTACGCAAGAAATGCCAAAAGTAAACGCCCTTTATAACGCCATGAAAGACCGTCCTTTTGAACTGGTGGCCGTATCCGTTGATGAGAACAAGAAGGATGTCGATGCTTTTAAAGGAAAAATGAAACTGGATTTCCCGATTTATTTTGACCCCAGCGAAAATCTCACAGACACTTATGGCACTTTTGGTTTGCCTGAGTCCTACTTAATTGATCCTTCCGGAAAAATCGTTAAAAAACTTGTGGGCCCCCAAAACTGGATGAACCCTGACTTCCTTAAGAAGATCGAAAGTTTATTACCGCCCTCCTGAAGGCTTATTCTTCCTTCACTTTAACAATTTTATTGTTTTTATCGACGAGCACTTTTTTGGCCTTGTGTGTTTTGTATTCTTCCAGGGTGAGGTTGACAAAGCTGGTTAAAATAACGATGTGCCCTTTTTTGATGCGATGGGCGGCAGAGCCATTAATGCATACCGTGCCTGAACCCCTTGGGGCGGGGAGCATGACATAGGTATAAAGCCTGTCGCCTGTCGTGACATCCCAAATATGGACCATTTCGTGGGTCATGAGGCCGGCGGCTTCCATAAGGTCTAGATCGAGGGTGACAGACCCTTCATAGTCGACATTGGCGTCAGTCACCAAGGCCCGGTGGATTTTTGATTTGAGAATTTGAAATAGCATAGAGGGCCTTCAATTAATGGGATTCCGGGGATTTAGCAAATGTTTTTTTTGAAGTTTTCAGGCAACTTTTGGGAAATTTTTGCGAAAAAGGGGCATGGTTAAAAAGATCAAAGGTGGTAAAGGCTCCCCTCCAGCAGGTGGGGGAAAGGCCCTTCCTATAGGCCCTGTGGCTGAGGCATTATCAGGGCCAGTTGCTTCGGATCCTCAGGATCTTTTTATAGGGGCACTTCCAGGATTACCTCTAACATCGCCTATTTTAGATCGAGCCTTAGCGGCTCGTTTAGGAGCGGAAGTTGGTGGTGTTCAACCGGCGCAAGGCCCGAAACTTAAAATAAAACCAGAAGAAAAAGTATTTTTTGAGGCTTACAGCCGTGTGGTTGATTCAGACGCTGTTTCCATGACTCTTGTTGGATCTATGCGAGCCATTCCCCGTGAATTTCTTGTTTCCACCCTACTTCAAAAAACTCCAACCCGTGCGTTTAAAGTTTATGAAGAAGGAAAGTCGGGCAGAACATTGCGTGCTGAAATCAAATTTCTTTCCTATGGGCACGTTGTTGTTTTTTATCCCCGACCCAATGAAGCAAAATGGAGGGAGTTTGAAAGCATGGTGTCTTCCTCTTGTCAGCAAACTGGATTGGATGTGAAGCCATGGGAAGAGAACGGGAACTATTATGTTAAACATGTTCATCGTAGGCATGTCGAAGGCATTGTAGGTCAGGTTTTTGATCAGTTCGCTCCCCATTTAAAGTACCGTGCTGTAACCATTGCTGACAATTTGATTCGGGAAACTTTTCTAGAAGCCCATTGTCAAGATCTCGATATTCCCATGCTGACCTTGGGGCTTATTCTTTTGCATCTTGCAGGCACACCCGATTTCTTGGCCAAATTGCCCGAGCCTTTGGGAGAATCACTCACCCATTTCCCGGATGAACACACAGGGCGTTTCAGAAAAAGCTCGTTAACCCATCGTTTATTATATCGCATGGGAGAAGTGGTTATCCCTGAAAATTTCAAGCGTGCCATGGATGATCCCATGCACTATTTGCAGGCGGATTGGGACGCAGAAGGTGAGGCGATGAGGGAATATATTCCTGATGAAGTTTCGTGGCGACCCAGAGCGGCGGCGGAAAACTTTCTGGCTTTTGCGGTCCCTCCGCCGGAGGTGGTTGTGACAGAAGAAGATAAAAGGGAAGCCCGGCTCTATACTGTTTTGGATGTTTTATTTGCGACACCTTATTCTGCTGCAGCCGTAAAGGCCGCTGCCATGAAGCGCGCGGATGTTTTGCAAGACTTGGACTTAAGCCCTTCCACCGTGGCCGATTTATTGGATGAACAAAAGCGATCTGCATGGATTGAAGCCAGGGTGACCCGGCTTAAAGTGATGGCTCCTTCCACCATAGCCCATTTAGTAAAGCACATTGACGCCTTAACCCAAAGCACACAAATAACTGTAAACTCTTTTATAGCGGACCATGTTCCGGACGATTTTTTCAAACGACAGGAATTAGTCGATTTAATGGTGCGGGAGCTTGTTTCTCCAGAGCAAAGAGATCAGGAAAGCAATGAATTCCTGATGAGGCACGCCAGCGGTTTTTTAATGGATGATCCTTATTTCATCCAGGCCATGATTAACTGTGGCCTATTTTCAGGAAATGTGACCTCTGTAAGGGCCGATAGGGAAAATTTAATCCAGATATTTGTTGATAAACACAAAACCGATACTCCTACTGAATTCAAAGCTTGCCTGGCGGAATTAGCAAATATTCGCGAAGTTGGCAGGCGTTGGCCCGAGGAAGTGTTGAATAAATACATTCCCACTAATTTCCCGGATCGCGCAGCGATTTTAGCTGAGTTTAGGCGGTCCATCGTTTCGCCCAGACCTGCCGGCACGCCCAATTCCACTCAGGAAGTTAATCCGAAATCGGTTCTTGTTCATGCCCTTGGCACCATGATTGGTACGCGGGGGTTATTTGCCAGTTTTAGGGAACATGGTGTTGATGTGGCATTTGATCGTCGGCAGAGCTCGACAGTGCTCAGTTTTAACATGGCCATGGTGGCTGGATACGTGGCAGGGCATCTTATTAAAACAAAATCAGATGAACAAATCCGTCATTTGCTAAGTCACCCGGAAGAACTAGAAAGTGATGTGCGTGCTTGTGGATTCTGGAATTTTTTCCAGAATCATTTTCAATCCGATTTGCCTCTGGCAGTTGAAAGGGAATTGGCCAGTCATGGTTTGGAAGTGGAACCCAACCTCCCTCTTTTTCGAATGTCTAGCCCTTTATGGCCTGAAAGTGATTTTGATGGAGTATCCGAAGCTGCGGATTTTCCTGAAGAGGATGAAGCGATAGAAATTATTGATGGTGGTGAAGTTTCCAGATGGACTGATGAAGAGCAAACTGTTGGGGAAGACGGAGAAGAAGTTGAAGTGGTTGATTTGGGTAGCTTAGAAGATTTGGAATTACCGCACTTGGTTGCTGATAAAACTCCTCCTCCCATTCCCGAACGGGAAAATCTGACTCGTCTTTATATTGATCAATTTAAAGCGAACAAG
This portion of the Deltaproteobacteria bacterium GWA2_45_12 genome encodes:
- a CDS encoding aspartate 1-decarboxylase, whose amino-acid sequence is MLFQILKSKIHRALVTDANVDYEGSVTLDLDLMEAAGLMTHEMVHIWDVTTGDRLYTYVMLPAPRGSGTVCINGSAAHRIKKGHIVILTSFVNLTLEEYKTHKAKKVLVDKNNKIVKVKEE